Genomic segment of Glutamicibacter sp. JL.03c:
CAGATGGTATTTCATTTGCCGTGCAGGACGAGTGCCCGCGATCTTTACTTGAATGCCTGCGGATGCCGCTGACCTCGCCAACGCGGTGCCCGCCCGGCCTGCTCCGAGGATTCCGATTTTCTTGATGCCCATGACACCAGCGTAAAGGTCAGGGCCGCCGCCTGAAGCGCAAATCGCGCAACAGGCAGCGGCCCTGAAACTCCTCTAAATACTATCCAGCCCACAAGGGCGAGAGCGACTTGTAGAGCTGCTGCGCGCCAAGGATGATAAACAGGACTGCAGTAATGGCCAAGGCCGTGTTGGTGTGCCAGCGGTTGGCCCACTGCTTCGGGATCCGATGGCCATTGAGCAGCCCCAGAAGGGTTACAGCGAGGAATGGCATGAACAGCGCACCCAGCACGCCGTAGGCAAGGATGAGCGCAATTGGCTTGTCCAGTAGGAACAGCAGCATCGGCGGGAAAGTCAGCCAGAGGACGTAGAACTTGAAGTACTTGCCACCGGTCATGGTATCCGGGTGGTTCGCCGGGCGCTTGCGCATATGCCCCCAGAAGTCAGCGAACATCAATGACACGCCATTCCAGACGCCGATGATGGAGGAGAAGGAAGCGGCCCAGAAGCCCACGAGGAAACCGTTGCCGACAACGACGCCGTACTTTTCCTTGAGGACATCAGAGAGCTCCAGCAAACCCTCGTCGCCTCCGGAAATTGCTACGCCTGCAGAGCGGACAACCTCTGCCCCGACAATCAGCATGGCGATCACGAAGATGCCAGTCATCACGTAGGCCATTGAATTGTCGATACGCATGACACGCATCCACTTAGGCGAGTACCAGCCCTTTTCGCGCAGCCAGTATCCGTAGGCTGCCAAGGTGATCGTGCCGCCTACGCCACCGGCCAGGGCCAGGGTGTAGACCACGCCGCCGGAGGGAATCATTGGGATGAGGCCCTTGAGCATTTCAGGAACATTGGGCACTGCGATAATTGCCAGTCCGACAACGGTGACGAACATGATGCCAACGAGTACCGCGGTGATCTTTTCAAAGACCTGATAGCGGCCAAACCAGACCATGACGAAGCCCAGCAAGCCCATGATGACTGCCCAGATCTTCAGATCTACGCTAGGGATCAAAGCCGCCAGCGGCAGGGCCGCCGAGCTCATTGCCGTGGCGCCATAAACGAAGCCCCAAATGATGATGTAGGGACCGAAGTACCATGTTGTCCACCTGCCCAGGGACTTCCAGCCTTCGAAGATCGTCTTGCCCGTGGCCAGGGTGTAGCGGCCGGCACCTTCAACGAGGACGATCTTCAGGATCACGCCCAGGATCACAGCCCAAAGAAGGGCGTAGCCATATTGGCTGCCGGCCACCAAAGTTGCCACCATATCCGCGGCGCCAACGCCGGTCGCGGCTACCACAAGACCTGGGCCGATGATCTTCCAGCGTGGCGGCCCGGAGGCCTCTAGGCCGGCATCGGGTGCCTGCGTGTTTTCACTCATTGAGTTATTCCTTTGTCACAGTGCGGTTCGCCGCGGCCCGAATCATCAGTGATCGGGGCCACAAGCGTGCGAGATCGTAATCAATATTGGTAGTGGTTCAGGTTACTCGCAAACTGAGCCGGAAGTACTAACACTTTCTTAGGACAACAAGGCGCCTTCATCACTGCGGCGCCGGGATATTGGTAGAATCGTTTAGTTATCCCGGGCGCAGCGGCCCACCAAGGAACCACTGAGGATGGTGCCGTGCAGCTATTGATCGTCGAAGACGACCAATCCGTGGCGGATGCGCTGATTGACGCCGTTAGCGCAGCCGGCCATCATGCGGTGCTCGCGAGCCGTGGATCCGATGCCTTGTTGCGCCACCACGATGTTCACCTGATTCTGCTGGATCTCGGTCTGCCTGACATGGACGGGTTGGAAGTCCTTCGCAAGCTTCGCCAAGTCAGCGATGTCCCAGTGATCATCCTCAGCGCCAGGGACGACGAGCGAAGTGTTGTGCGTGGCTTGCGCCAAGGCGCCGACGATTACCTGGTCAAGCCAATAGGGCTGGCGGTCCTGCTGGCAAGGATCGAGGCCGTAGCCCGACGAACCGGCGGCAAATCCGCGGCCACCAGGAATCAGATCAATGCCGGAACCCTGTCCATAGATCTGGGCAAGCATGAAGCTGTTTTGGCGGGGAAGCCGCTGGGACTGACGGCCAAGGAATTCGAGCTTCTCACTTTGCTCGCAAGGCACGCAGGCTCGGTCGTCACTCGCGAACAGATCCTCGATCGGCTCTGGGGCGACGCTTTCTTGGCTGTATCCCGTTCCCTGGACGTGCACCTGACCGGCCTGCGGGCGAAGCTTGCTACCCCCGGGATGATCGTGAACGTTCGTGGCGTCGGGTATCGGCTTGAGGCGCCGAGCTCGTGAGGTCCCGCATCCTGTCAGTCCTCGGTTCCTTGCTGCTGGTGATCGTGGTTCTGGTCAGCACGGTCTTGATGCAGAGCGTCAGCCGCGATGCCACAGCGGATCTCCAAGTGAACCGGCTCTCGGCTCTGAACCGTTTTGTGCAACTCGCCTCCCATGCCAACGGCGACGATGACTTGGAAATGCTGCAGCTGGAAATGGACACCTATTCCCAGCTCTATGGCGAGGCGCTGTTGATCGTGGCGGACGGACACCAGCTGGCATCAGGGGAAATTCAGCCGGAGGACCCAGTAGTTGTTGAAGCGCTGCGGGCTGCAACATTGAATTTGGAACATACGGAAATTCCCGCAGTCAACCCATTCTCCGATAAAGCTGCGCTGATCACCCGTCCTTTCGGGAATACTGCCCAGGTGCTAGGTTCCGTGACTATGAATGTCAACCTCGAGCCTGCCCGGATGAGGGTGCTCCAGTCGTCGAGCATGGTCCTGATAATATCCCTCGCTGTCGGCGCGATCTTCTTGCTGTTGGCGGATCGGCTAGCGACATGGGTCATACGGCCTCTTCACCGCCTGGACGATTCCGTGCGGTTGCTGACCCGGACTCAACGCCCAATCCCGCTCGTTGATCAAGGACCTCCGGAGTTGCAAGCCTTGTCCCGCTCCGTCAGCAATATGGCCCAGACCATGGCGACAAGCCTCCAGCAGCAACAAGAGCTGATCGCTGAGACTTCCCACCAATTGCGTAATCCGGTGGCGGCGCTGAGACTGCGAGTGGACCTGCTGAAAATGCGAGGCAGCGATGATTCGAGCCCCGATGCCCTGCATGCGGTGGAGGATGAATTGGCCCGCGTGGAGATACTGCTGGACGATGTGTTGCGCCTAGCCAGGGCAGAGCACCGATTGACCGAGCAGAATTCCGAGGCATCCGCTGTCGAGGCGGGGACTCGAAGAGAATCCATCAACGCCTTGGAGGTCCTCGCAGAGGAAATCGAGCGTCAGTCCGCCGTTGCGCAAGCGTCAGGCAACACCCTGAACCTGGACACGGCGTCGGAACCCGTGGGCGATGCGCTGGTCTGGTGCAATGGTTTTGACCTCCAGCAGATGGTGTCAGAGCTCCTGGAAAACTCCATGAAATATGCACCAGGAACACAAGTTGAGCTAGGCATCAGACATTCAGGAACCATGCTCGACATCCTGGTGAGCGATCAAGGTCCTGGACTGAGCGCTGCGGAACTCGCTTCGGCGGGGGAGCGCTTCTGGCGATCTGAACGGGTCCGCGGCACTGCGGGCACGGGACTGGGATTGGCAATCGTGGATAGATTGGCCCGAGCCAACGCAGGCCAGATCATAGTGGCTGCCAACGAGGGGACAGGGCTCAAGATCATCATCAGGCTACCTCGGGCCTCGTCAGGACAGGAGGGAGCTGATGACTGACCGGTACTCGCCAGAACGACGCGCACTGCTCAAAGTCCTATTGTCAGCGCCGGCTGTTGCGACGCTTCCCGCCTTGAGCGCCTGTAGCCAACGAACTGGCCAGTCGCGTCTGGACATTGCCTCCGGTGAAGAGGGAGGCATGTACTTCGAATTCGCGCAGCTGCTCTCGGCGGCGCTGGTCAAGAATGGAATTGCCGAGACCTCGGCGGCGCTTAAAACAGAGGCAAGCGCACAGAACCTCGACTTGCTGGTGCAAGGCCGAGCGCATCTGGCATTGGCGCTAGCCGACACCGTCGCCGAGTTCCGCGCCAAGCATACGAAACAGGCTGGCATCAGTGCTTTAGGGCGGGTGTACCAGAATTATTTCCATTGCATCGTCAAGGCCAACAGCGGAATTGAATCGTTGCGTGATTTCCCGGGCCGCACCATCGGCACGGGGGCAGCGGGTTCCGGAACCTGGGTCACCGGCCAGCGGATTTTGCAGGTTGCGGGACTCAAAGAGCATCGCCAGGCGCCTGCCGAGCGCATGCTCGGCTACGCATCAGGGATGGAGGCGCTCGGTCACGGGGATATCGACGTGCTCTTCCTCTTCGGCGGGATGCCAGTACGGCCGTTGACCGATTTGGCCAGAGCCCAAGACCTGCGTCTCCTGGATGTCACTGAGGTGCTTGGGAAGCTGCGTGATGCGTATCCCGGTCTTTATGACCGGGTGGTTATTCCAGGCAACACGTATCCGGGGATAGCTGGCGTCGATGCAATCGGAGTCAGCAACCTGCTCATGGCCCGGTCCGATCTGCCAGTCAAAACCGCGAAGGGCATCGTCAAGCTCCTGACGACCCAAGCCCACCAGCTCGTGCCTGGATCCAGCTCGGGTATCCAGCATTTGACTCCTGAGACGCTGGTGAGCACTGCCGGGCAACCGCTGCACCCCGGTGCCAGGGATGCCTATCTTGAGCTCCATGGCTGAGAGCCAAAGCA
This window contains:
- a CDS encoding response regulator transcription factor — its product is MQLLIVEDDQSVADALIDAVSAAGHHAVLASRGSDALLRHHDVHLILLDLGLPDMDGLEVLRKLRQVSDVPVIILSARDDERSVVRGLRQGADDYLVKPIGLAVLLARIEAVARRTGGKSAATRNQINAGTLSIDLGKHEAVLAGKPLGLTAKEFELLTLLARHAGSVVTREQILDRLWGDAFLAVSRSLDVHLTGLRAKLATPGMIVNVRGVGYRLEAPSS
- a CDS encoding TAXI family TRAP transporter solute-binding subunit, with the protein product MTDRYSPERRALLKVLLSAPAVATLPALSACSQRTGQSRLDIASGEEGGMYFEFAQLLSAALVKNGIAETSAALKTEASAQNLDLLVQGRAHLALALADTVAEFRAKHTKQAGISALGRVYQNYFHCIVKANSGIESLRDFPGRTIGTGAAGSGTWVTGQRILQVAGLKEHRQAPAERMLGYASGMEALGHGDIDVLFLFGGMPVRPLTDLARAQDLRLLDVTEVLGKLRDAYPGLYDRVVIPGNTYPGIAGVDAIGVSNLLMARSDLPVKTAKGIVKLLTTQAHQLVPGSSSGIQHLTPETLVSTAGQPLHPGARDAYLELHG
- a CDS encoding Nramp family divalent metal transporter, which translates into the protein MSENTQAPDAGLEASGPPRWKIIGPGLVVAATGVGAADMVATLVAGSQYGYALLWAVILGVILKIVLVEGAGRYTLATGKTIFEGWKSLGRWTTWYFGPYIIIWGFVYGATAMSSAALPLAALIPSVDLKIWAVIMGLLGFVMVWFGRYQVFEKITAVLVGIMFVTVVGLAIIAVPNVPEMLKGLIPMIPSGGVVYTLALAGGVGGTITLAAYGYWLREKGWYSPKWMRVMRIDNSMAYVMTGIFVIAMLIVGAEVVRSAGVAISGGDEGLLELSDVLKEKYGVVVGNGFLVGFWAASFSSIIGVWNGVSLMFADFWGHMRKRPANHPDTMTGGKYFKFYVLWLTFPPMLLFLLDKPIALILAYGVLGALFMPFLAVTLLGLLNGHRIPKQWANRWHTNTALAITAVLFIILGAQQLYKSLSPLWAG
- a CDS encoding sensor histidine kinase, coding for MRSRILSVLGSLLLVIVVLVSTVLMQSVSRDATADLQVNRLSALNRFVQLASHANGDDDLEMLQLEMDTYSQLYGEALLIVADGHQLASGEIQPEDPVVVEALRAATLNLEHTEIPAVNPFSDKAALITRPFGNTAQVLGSVTMNVNLEPARMRVLQSSSMVLIISLAVGAIFLLLADRLATWVIRPLHRLDDSVRLLTRTQRPIPLVDQGPPELQALSRSVSNMAQTMATSLQQQQELIAETSHQLRNPVAALRLRVDLLKMRGSDDSSPDALHAVEDELARVEILLDDVLRLARAEHRLTEQNSEASAVEAGTRRESINALEVLAEEIERQSAVAQASGNTLNLDTASEPVGDALVWCNGFDLQQMVSELLENSMKYAPGTQVELGIRHSGTMLDILVSDQGPGLSAAELASAGERFWRSERVRGTAGTGLGLAIVDRLARANAGQIIVAANEGTGLKIIIRLPRASSGQEGADD